In the genome of Meles meles chromosome 16, mMelMel3.1 paternal haplotype, whole genome shotgun sequence, one region contains:
- the PPP1R3D gene encoding protein phosphatase 1 regulatory subunit 3D: MSGGWGSAARPPAPGSRKPAPRSLSCLSDLDGGATREPRPCRPPGSPGRAPPPPPEPSGCDPRLRPIILRRARSLPSSPERRQKAGGAPGAACRPGCSRQLRVRFADALGLELAQVKVFNAGDDPSVPLHVLSRLAINSDLCCSSQDLEFTLQCLVPDFLPPIETTDFSERLGRQLVCLERVTCSDLGISGTVRVRNVAFEKQVTVRYTFSDWKSAHEAVARWRGPAGAEGTEDVFAFGFPVPPFLLALGSRVHFALRYRVAGAEYWDNNHGRDYSLTCRNHALHMPRGECEESWIHFI; this comes from the coding sequence ATGTCCGGAGGCTGGGGCTCGGCggcccggccccccgccccggggtCCCGGAAGCCCGCCCCGCGGAGCCTCAGCTGCCTCTCAGACCTGGACGGCGGCGCGACCCGGGAGCCCCGGCCCTGCAGGCCCCCCGGGAGCCCGGGCCGCGCGCCGCCTCCACCGCCGGAGCCGTCCGGCTGCGACCCCCGCCTCCGGCCCATCATCCTGCGGCGGGCAcgctccctgcccagctccccAGAGCGCCGCCAGAAGGCGGGGGGCGCGCCGGGAGCCGCGTGCCGGCCGGGCTGCAGCCGGCAGCTCCGGGTGCGCTTCGCCGACGCGCTGGGCCTGGAGCTGGCGCAGGTCAAGGTGTTCAACGCGGGCGACGACCCGTCGGTGCCGCTGCACGTGCTGTCGCGCCTCGCCATCAACTCGGACCTGTGCTGCAGCAGCCAGGACCTGGAGTTCACCCTGCAGTGCCTGGTGCCCGACTTCCTGCCGCCCATCGAGACCACCGACTTCAGCGAGCGCCTGGGGCGGCAGCTCGTCTGTTTGGAGCGCGTCACCTGCTCCGACCTGGGCATCAGCGGCACGGTGCGTGTGCGCAACGTGGCCTTCGAGAAGCAGGTGACGGTGCGCTACACCTTCTCAGACTGGAAGAGCGCGCATGAGGCGGTGGCCCGGTGGCGCGGGCCCGCGGGCGCTGAGGGCACGGAGGATGTGTTCGCCTTCGGCTTCCCGGTGCCGCCCTTCCTGCTGGCGCTGGGCTCGCGGGTGCACTTCGCGCTGCGCTACCGAGTGGCCGGGGCCGAGTACTGGGACAACAACCATGGCCGCGACTACAGCCTCACGTGCCGCAACCACGCGCTGCACATGCCTCGCGGGGAGTGCGAGGAGAGCTGGATCCACTTCATCTGA
- the FAM217B gene encoding protein FAM217B yields MNAGPSWNKVQRSKNPLGKRQSQSQVPCVSSQPPADGLQDSRSPEGKPKRSPLGAQRRGASGKELFLDLQCMKILKEGAGEDEDSASDLSDSERVPLLPSVRAPPELHLRAEEIHAADPGLEPDVEAEARGGAQPTYQYADFLPAPFSSWDLRDLAVPPGTESRPAARCGAAGPLARYVDRLVQLEWLQMQTVQAEKGKGAKAKPPTVPGTSTGALKSPGRRKLVASALSRPPQEGACKLGAPGTSWRKELRPEARPSYYAFDTAPKGLRAPRAGRPSSQKPALDGRMEEPRKKASKSPRLQRWDPPCSDGGGPGAPSQGVTTLDSAAPGGAARTQAHAGLKKKGGASSCVPATISSEKKPKTNGIKPSTYKFK; encoded by the coding sequence ATGAATGCCGGCCCCTCTTGGAATAAAGTACAACGTTCAAAAAACCCTTTAGGAAAGAGGCAGAGTCAATCCCAAGTGCCCTGCGTGTCCTCCCAGCCTCCTGCGGACGGACTCCAGGACAGCAGGTCCCCagaaggaaaacccaaaaggagcCCACTGGGCGCCCAGCGGCGGGGCGCCTCGGGGAAGGAGCTGTTTCTGGACCTGCAGTGCATGAAAATCCTGAAGGAGGGTGCGGGCGAGGATGAGGACAGCGCCAGTGACTTGTCGGACTCCGAGCGGGTGCCCCTGCTCCCATCGGTGCGCGCGCCCCCCGAACTGCACCTGCGTGCGGAGGAGATCCACGCTGCGGACCCGGGCCTGGAGCCGGACGTCGAAGCTGAAGCCCGGGGTGGCGCGCAACCCACCTACCAGTATGCGGACTTCCTGCCCGCCCCCTTCAGCTCCTGGGACCTCCGCGACCTGGCCGTGCCACCCGGCACTGAGTCCAGGCCCGCAGCTCGCTGCGGCGCTGCAGGGCCACTGGCCAGGTACGTGGACAGGCTGGTGCAGCTCGAGTGGCTGCAGATGCAGACCGTCCAAGCTGAGAAGGGGAAGGGCGCCAAAGCCAAGCCTCCCACTGTCCCTGGCACGTCCACCGGGGCTCTGAAAAGCCCGGGCAGAAGGAAGCTGGTGGCCAGTGCTCTGTCCAGGCCTCCCCAGGAGGGGGCTTGCAAGCTGGGCGCTCCCGGcacttcctggaggaaggagcTGCGCCCAGAAGCCCGACCGTCCTATTACGCGTTTGACACAGCCCCCAAAGGCCTCCGTGCGCCTCGGGCCGGCAGGCCGAGTTCTCAGAAGCCCGCCCTTGACGGGAGGATGGAGGAGCCGAGAAAGAAAGCCAGTAAGAGCCCCAGACTCCAGCGCTGGGACCCGCCCTGTAGTGACGGCGGCGGCCCTGGGGCTCCCTCGCAGGGGGTGACCACCCTGGACTCTGCTGCCCCGGGCGGGGCGGCCAGAACGCAGGCACACGCCGGCCTGAAGAAGAAGGGTGGAGCGAGCAGCTGCGTCCCCGCCACCATATCCAGCGAGAAGAAACCCAAAACCAATGGCATAAAGCCAAGCACGTACAAATTCAAGTAA